One window of Microcoleus vaginatus PCC 9802 genomic DNA carries:
- a CDS encoding Ppx/GppA family phosphatase: MVNSLASAESNRIIAAIDMGTNSFHMVVARIDPKLPAFTIIAREKDTVRLGDCEVKTGCLKSEVMERAIATLRRFQDIAKTFNAEQIIAVATSAVREAPNGRDFLKQVAEELDLNVSLISGQEEARRIYLGVLSGMEFNNQSQVIIDIGGGSTELILGDSSEPRCLTSTKIGAVRLTGQFVKTDPISREEFAYLQAYIRISLERPIDELRSQFNAGEPLRLIGTAGTIETLAAINAREKLGTVPNPLAGYQLTLKDLRDLVNRFRKLSYSERLAIPGMSDKRAEIILAGSLILQEAMTLLGIESLTVCDRSLREGVIVDWMLAHGLIENRLRYQGSIRQRSILHMADKYQVNLEQSERTAAFALNLFDQTQGILHYWGTEERELLWAAAILHNSGLYVSHSAHHKHSYYLIRNGELLGYTETEIEVIANLARYHRKNPPKKKHENFLILPKKYREIVSKLHPFLRLAVALDRRQIGAISDFKCEYRPEVREFHLRLQPLNPEDDCALELWSLDYKKPSFEDEYNLKLVATLEPTLVPV, encoded by the coding sequence ATGGTTAATTCACTTGCTTCTGCGGAGTCAAATCGCATTATTGCTGCTATTGATATGGGTACTAACTCATTTCACATGGTGGTGGCGCGGATCGATCCGAAATTGCCCGCGTTTACGATTATTGCTAGAGAAAAAGATACGGTTCGGTTGGGCGATTGTGAGGTTAAGACAGGGTGCTTGAAGTCCGAGGTTATGGAAAGGGCGATCGCCACTCTGCGCCGTTTTCAAGATATTGCTAAAACTTTCAATGCTGAACAAATTATCGCTGTTGCGACGAGTGCGGTTCGGGAAGCTCCTAACGGGCGGGATTTTCTCAAACAAGTTGCTGAAGAATTAGACCTGAATGTTAGTTTAATTTCCGGTCAGGAAGAAGCGCGGAGAATTTATCTCGGCGTTCTTTCGGGTATGGAGTTTAACAATCAGTCGCAGGTAATTATTGATATTGGGGGCGGTTCTACGGAGTTGATTTTAGGAGACAGTTCTGAGCCTCGGTGTCTCACCAGTACAAAAATTGGTGCTGTCCGCTTAACAGGACAATTTGTCAAAACTGACCCGATTAGTAGGGAGGAGTTTGCTTATTTGCAAGCTTATATTCGGATTTCGCTGGAAAGACCGATCGACGAATTGCGCTCTCAATTCAATGCTGGCGAACCTTTGCGCTTGATTGGCACTGCTGGAACCATCGAAACTCTGGCTGCAATTAACGCTCGCGAAAAGTTGGGAACAGTGCCGAATCCCCTAGCCGGATATCAGTTAACTTTAAAAGATTTGCGCGATTTAGTCAATCGCTTTCGCAAACTTTCTTACTCGGAAAGGCTGGCAATTCCGGGAATGTCGGACAAGCGGGCGGAAATTATTCTGGCAGGATCTTTGATTTTGCAGGAAGCTATGACACTATTAGGAATTGAATCGCTGACTGTTTGCGATCGCTCTCTGAGAGAAGGCGTAATTGTTGACTGGATGCTGGCGCACGGTTTAATTGAAAACCGCTTGCGCTATCAAGGTTCAATCCGCCAGCGCAGCATTCTGCACATGGCTGACAAATATCAAGTCAATTTAGAACAAAGCGAAAGAACCGCAGCATTTGCGCTCAATTTATTCGACCAAACTCAAGGAATCCTGCACTATTGGGGAACCGAAGAACGGGAGTTGCTGTGGGCAGCCGCGATTCTGCATAACAGCGGTTTGTACGTCAGTCATTCGGCGCACCACAAGCATTCTTACTATTTAATTCGCAACGGTGAGTTATTAGGATACACTGAAACTGAGATTGAAGTAATTGCGAACTTAGCTCGCTATCACCGGAAAAATCCTCCCAAAAAAAAGCACGAAAATTTTTTAATTCTTCCGAAAAAATACCGGGAGATAGTTAGTAAATTGCATCCTTTTCTGCGGCTGGCTGTGGCTTTGGACAGGCGGCAGATTGGCGCAATTTCTGATTTTAAATGCGAATACCGCCCGGAAGTTCGAGAGTTTCACTTGCGGCTGCAACCGCTCAATCCAGAAGACGATTGCGCTCTGGAACTCTGGAGTTTGGATTATAAAAAGCCGTCTTTTGAAGATGAGTACAATCTCAAATTAGTGGCAACTTTGGAACCGACTCTGGTTCCGGTTTAA
- a CDS encoding tandem-95 repeat protein: MPNFISSVFSSIAFLDSALPDRQTLRNGIAAGTEVITLDAARDGVEQITAALASRSNIKSIHIISHGRPASLQLGAIHLNFTNLKTYAKDLQRWSRSLADSGEILLYGCDVAAGEKGANFVQQLSQLTKAKIAASRSPIGSRRLGGNWLLDYTTGAIVAGLAIDPATRAAYQFAFGVTLYDGTSNFPAGSPPGIGASGATQLGYAQLPLPFPFGSGSLAPGAFSPNTGINTARVTNANNNNTTGYAGYTNYKYTPPSPPATPETFTPISPTFPALNRTNGYSVSFRVAVTAETSNSDAWAGFSIIAISSDAQNGIELGFTNGNLGANGGIFAQNGGASPTLFTRGENAPFNISNATDYKLVVQGSTYSLFAGGAAIPGLTNQPLRNYTAFDEKASQPPLPYDPYSQANFLFFGDNTDQASASFTLGPISVNNFPVAVNDNYSVLHDKVLSVPVRGVLENDTDPDLDPLSAALVTGPTNGTIAFNKSGDFTYTPKVGFSGIDTFTYSVSDGAATLPATVNINVTNFPPIVQADNYSVLHDKVLSVAVRGVLENDTDPDLDTLSAALVTGPTNGTIAFNKSGDFTYTPKAGFSGIDTFTYSVSDGAATLPATVNINVTNYLPTANPDTYSTSAGKALSIAVPGVLENDTDPDLDTLTAALAANPTQGSIALNKDGSFTYTPNAGFSGTDTFTYTVSDGIVSSEPATVTVSVNNNPPVANSDSYTTAFNTPLNVTGLGVLINDTDRENDPLTAILVANPTQGSIALNANGSFSYTPNAGFAGTDSFTYKANDGKADSAIVTASIIVNNPPTPTPRETPSPTPTGTPTPTPTETPTPTPTPTPTETPTPTPTGTPTPTPTGTPTPTPTETPTPTPTETPTPTPTETPTPTPTETPTPTPTETPTPTPTETPTATPTGTPTPTPTGTPTPTPTETPTPTPTETPTPTPTETPTPTPTETPTPTPTETPTPTPTETPTPTPTETPTPTPTETPTPTETPTPTPTPTPTPTETPTPTPTGTPTPTETPTPTETPTPTPTPAGTPTPTETPTPTPTATPTPTPTETPTPTPTETPTPTGTPTPAGTPTPTETPTPTGTPTPTGTPTPTGTPTPAGTPVDSDRVGGGDADCICQQITLPAIGSIPGPNSVDRTFNGTDGSDFLTGSNLNDVISGFNGDDILLGEQGNDNIYGGRPSNIPLGPDTDNDVLFGGNGNDYLNGDAGNDLIFGGKGDDVAIGGKDDDLIWGDKGNDTLVGDQGNDSLFGGSFDPSSPDSNGRDLLFGGAGNDFLNGGDAADTLSGGEGNDTVYGGKGNDVVVGGTGNDLLLGDRGSDSICGGDGDDTILGDSAIDFNADPDSLCGGAGNDLMFGNGGSDKLCGEEGNDTLYGGKGDDCLIGGLGNDILSGGIGRDRFVLTAGSGPDQITDFTKGEDLLVLGGGLTFAQLSITQNANAAFIRIGENGQLLAALNGVQASALGVNDFTIFG, translated from the coding sequence ATGCCAAATTTTATCAGTTCAGTATTTAGTTCGATCGCCTTTCTCGACTCTGCCCTTCCCGATCGCCAAACTCTCCGCAACGGCATCGCAGCGGGGACAGAAGTTATTACCCTCGATGCGGCGCGGGATGGAGTAGAACAAATCACGGCAGCGCTAGCGAGTCGCAGCAATATTAAAAGCATTCATATCATCTCCCACGGCCGCCCCGCGAGTTTGCAGCTAGGGGCGATCCATCTAAACTTCACAAATTTAAAAACTTATGCTAAAGACTTGCAGCGTTGGTCGCGTTCGCTGGCAGACAGTGGAGAGATTTTGCTTTATGGGTGTGATGTAGCGGCGGGGGAGAAGGGCGCTAACTTTGTGCAGCAACTGAGTCAGCTAACCAAGGCAAAAATTGCTGCTTCTAGATCGCCGATCGGCAGTCGCCGTTTAGGCGGAAACTGGCTGCTAGATTATACAACGGGAGCGATTGTGGCTGGGCTGGCGATCGACCCAGCCACAAGAGCCGCCTATCAATTTGCCTTCGGCGTCACCCTCTACGACGGTACAAGTAACTTTCCAGCCGGCTCGCCCCCCGGTATCGGGGCATCAGGCGCTACTCAATTAGGTTACGCACAGTTACCTCTACCTTTCCCATTCGGTTCTGGTTCCCTTGCCCCTGGTGCGTTCTCGCCAAACACGGGCATTAATACTGCTAGGGTTACCAACGCGAATAACAATAACACTACAGGCTATGCAGGCTACACCAACTACAAATACACTCCTCCAAGTCCGCCAGCGACGCCAGAAACATTTACTCCAATCAGCCCAACTTTCCCGGCCCTCAACCGCACCAACGGTTACAGCGTTTCTTTTCGAGTTGCAGTTACGGCGGAAACCAGCAATAGTGACGCTTGGGCAGGTTTCAGCATCATCGCCATTAGCAGCGACGCTCAAAATGGCATTGAACTGGGTTTCACCAACGGCAACCTCGGCGCCAACGGAGGCATTTTTGCTCAAAACGGTGGTGCATCCCCAACTCTGTTTACTCGCGGGGAAAATGCACCTTTTAACATCAGCAATGCTACCGACTACAAACTGGTGGTTCAAGGCAGCACTTACAGCCTGTTTGCTGGAGGCGCAGCAATACCAGGCCTGACAAATCAACCGCTACGCAACTACACGGCTTTTGATGAAAAAGCCAGTCAGCCGCCTTTACCCTACGATCCCTACAGCCAGGCAAACTTCCTATTTTTCGGCGACAACACGGATCAAGCAAGCGCGAGTTTTACTCTCGGCCCCATCTCGGTTAATAACTTCCCGGTGGCGGTCAATGACAACTACAGCGTCTTGCACGACAAAGTTCTCAGCGTTCCCGTGCGCGGAGTGTTAGAAAACGACACCGACCCAGATTTGGACCCGCTGAGTGCCGCCTTAGTTACAGGCCCGACTAACGGTACGATCGCATTCAACAAAAGTGGCGACTTCACTTATACTCCCAAAGTCGGCTTTTCCGGCATAGATACCTTCACCTACAGCGTTAGCGACGGCGCTGCAACTCTCCCCGCCACGGTGAATATCAACGTTACTAACTTTCCCCCGATCGTACAAGCTGACAACTACAGCGTCTTGCACGACAAAGTTCTCAGCGTTGCCGTGCGCGGAGTGTTAGAAAACGACACCGACCCAGATTTGGACACGCTCAGTGCAGCCTTAGTTACAGGCCCGACTAACGGTACGATCGCATTCAACAAAAGTGGCGACTTCACTTATACCCCCAAAGCCGGCTTTTCCGGCATAGATACCTTCACCTACAGCGTTAGCGACGGCGCTGCAACTCTCCCCGCCACGGTGAATATCAACGTTACTAACTATCTGCCAACCGCAAATCCTGACACCTACAGCACCAGTGCGGGAAAAGCCCTCAGCATTGCCGTGCCCGGAGTGTTAGAAAACGACACCGACCCAGATTTGGACACGCTGACTGCTGCATTGGCAGCCAACCCGACTCAAGGGTCGATCGCCCTCAACAAAGACGGTTCTTTCACTTATACTCCTAACGCCGGCTTTTCTGGAACAGACACCTTTACCTACACAGTCAGCGACGGAATAGTTAGCTCTGAACCGGCTACCGTGACTGTCAGCGTCAACAATAACCCCCCTGTGGCGAATTCTGACAGCTATACTACTGCTTTTAATACTCCCCTCAATGTGACGGGTTTGGGAGTCTTAATCAACGATACAGACCGGGAAAATGACCCGCTGACTGCGATTTTGGTGGCAAATCCGACTCAAGGGTCGATCGCCCTCAACGCTAACGGTTCTTTCAGTTACACTCCGAATGCTGGTTTTGCAGGGACAGACTCTTTTACCTACAAAGCTAATGACGGGAAAGCTGATTCTGCGATCGTCACGGCAAGCATTATTGTAAATAACCCTCCAACTCCGACGCCCAGGGAAACTCCAAGTCCGACTCCCACGGGAACTCCGACGCCGACTCCCACGGAAACTCCGACTCCGACTCCAACTCCGACGCCCACGGAAACTCCGACGCCGACTCCCACGGGAACTCCGACTCCGACTCCCACGGGAACTCCGACGCCGACTCCCACGGAAACTCCGACGCCGACTCCCACGGAAACTCCGACGCCGACGCCCACGGAAACTCCGACGCCGACTCCCACGGAAACTCCGACGCCGACTCCCACGGAAACTCCGACGCCGACGCCCACGGAAACTCCGACGGCGACTCCCACGGGAACTCCGACGCCGACTCCCACGGGAACTCCGACGCCGACTCCCACGGAAACTCCGACGCCGACTCCCACGGAAACTCCGACGCCGACTCCCACGGAAACTCCGACGCCGACTCCCACGGAAACTCCGACGCCGACGCCCACGGAAACTCCGACGCCGACGCCCACGGAAACTCCAACTCCGACTCCCACGGAAACTCCGACGCCGACGCCCACGGAAACTCCGACTCCAACGGAAACTCCAACTCCGACTCCGACGCCGACTCCAACTCCCACGGAAACTCCAACGCCGACTCCCACGGGAACTCCGACTCCCACGGAAACTCCGACTCCCACGGAAACTCCGACTCCGACACCGACTCCTGCAGGAACTCCGACTCCCACGGAAACTCCGACGCCGACGCCCACGGCAACTCCAACTCCGACTCCTACGGAAACTCCGACGCCGACTCCCACAGAAACTCCGACTCCCACGGGAACTCCGACTCCTGCGGGAACTCCGACTCCCACGGAAACTCCAACTCCGACGGGAACTCCAACTCCGACGGGAACTCCAACTCCGACAGGAACTCCGACTCCTGCGGGAACTCCTGTTGACTCTGACAGGGTTGGCGGCGGCGATGCCGATTGCATTTGCCAACAGATTACCCTACCCGCGATCGGTTCGATTCCGGGCCCGAATTCTGTCGATCGCACTTTCAATGGCACTGACGGCAGCGACTTCCTCACCGGCAGCAATCTCAACGACGTTATCAGCGGTTTCAACGGCGACGACATTCTGCTGGGCGAACAAGGCAACGACAATATTTACGGAGGACGGCCCAGCAATATCCCCCTTGGCCCGGATACAGACAATGACGTGCTGTTTGGCGGCAATGGCAATGACTACCTCAACGGCGATGCGGGCAACGATCTCATTTTCGGGGGTAAGGGCGATGATGTGGCGATCGGCGGCAAAGACGATGACTTGATTTGGGGCGACAAAGGCAATGACACTCTGGTTGGGGATCAGGGTAACGACAGCTTGTTTGGAGGCAGTTTTGACCCGTCTAGCCCTGACTCGAATGGACGCGATTTGCTGTTTGGCGGTGCTGGCAACGACTTCTTGAATGGGGGAGATGCTGCGGACACTCTAAGCGGCGGCGAGGGCAATGATACTGTTTACGGCGGCAAGGGCAATGACGTTGTGGTGGGGGGTACGGGCAACGATCTGCTGTTGGGCGATCGCGGCAGTGATAGCATTTGTGGTGGCGACGGGGACGATACTATTTTAGGAGACAGTGCGATCGACTTTAACGCCGATCCAGATTCCCTGTGCGGTGGTGCAGGCAATGATTTGATGTTTGGCAACGGCGGTAGTGACAAGCTATGCGGCGAGGAGGGCAACGATACTCTCTACGGCGGTAAAGGCGACGATTGTCTGATAGGGGGTTTGGGTAATGATATTCTCAGCGGCGGCATTGGGCGCGATCGCTTTGTTTTAACAGCAGGTTCCGGCCCCGATCAAATTACTGATTTCACAAAAGGTGAAGATTTGTTGGTGTTAGGGGGCGGTCTAACTTTTGCTCAACTTAGTATTACCCAAAACGCTAATGCAGCTTTCATCAGGATTGGTGAGAACGGTCAACTGTTGGCTGCTTTGAATGGAGTGCAAGCTAGTGCGCTCGGTGTGAATGATTTTACCATCTTCGGGTAA
- a CDS encoding sodium:calcium exchanger, whose amino-acid sequence MGQIIINEFRRATGNITGNEYVELLLTEDVSATQLQSYFVGDSTEPTAAKYSAYRFTNMASIAPVFKAGTILTIGGSPVNQEIAYNPIPSGTNNDWNIRLSPQGGFLTKLLPVGNFHGDFAASDVVYVDNASTTTTDTVDSIAWRTSGTHGAFGSAAKVQIIAPSNGGIVEFSSALGGVNKTANYAVDNPGSLGLPNGGINTIYINSLRNPQVNSAPTLANSNFNTLLPINEDIANAANTGFSIFNITSELGGDANGDPLGVAVTDADNTNGNWQFSTNGNTWTNVGAVSESSATVLGPTPLYNGLLGNTPSSQKWLSLTNLNQTDPTATASEIFSGNGVNLNSTAANSIYAGYTNNSLNPSFPPLDRTTGFSLSFNLQIISESRNNQNQAGFSIVAVTSDRKAIEIGFQQLSATSGNIFAQGDGITPNPGAQTKGLFVAAENVAYNTNIATNYTLRVQGDNYFLSNGSDVILTGPLRDYSGYSDQTDPYETPNFLFLGDGTTSAQANINLTRVSLQTPAKVRFVPNPDYYSTPGSEPTITFRAWDGSNGVGNGTAGVNASVTGGTTPFSTNSLTSSIAVNPVNDAPSFVKGVDRTLSSNSGPQTIPGWATAISPGPANESGQTVAFQVVGNDNAALFSVPPAIDSLGTLTFTPVPGAIGSANITLNLRDNGGIDNEGLDTSDTQAFIINLTNPGTFNFSNATYSVNENGQFATITVTRTDATNVAAAVSYTTTNGTTNAGSDYNPTSGTLNFGIGETTQTFTIPILDDSEIEEDETVNLTLNNPTNGADLGAIYSAVLTIVDTTPTPTPAETPTPTPTPAETPIPTPTPIPTPTPAETPIPTPTPTPTPTPAETPIPTPTLAEIPIPTPTPIPTPTPAETPIPTPTPIPTPTLAETPIPTLTPTPAEIPTPTPTPTPPETPIPTLTPTPAEIPTPTPIPSPTPAEIPTPTPIPTPTPTPAEIPTPTPIPTPTPGETPIPTLTPTPADTPTPIPTPTPTPAEIPTPTPIPTPTPAETPIPTLTPTPADTPTPIPTPTPTSGETPIPTAKPWETPIANPTPTPAEIPTPTPIPTPTPAETPIPTLTPTPADTPTPIPTPTPTSGETPIPTAKPWETPIANQNAIAETTSPSTETPEPALIPAASEDCMCDRITLPDRTSIPGPNIPENVLNGTDGKDTLTGSDINDIINGFNGSDWLNGFLGNDNIYGGLASPVTVGADADSDTIFGNENNDYLVGHAGNDIIYAGKDQDVAIAGKDNDVVWGDTGNDTLLGDEGNDSLIGGTSDASDGDLTGKDLLFGNNGNDVLYGQESEDTLSGGKDNDTLHGGKNKDIICGNSGNDLLFGDLGNDSICGGEGEDTIFGDIDNIATDASSQKDYLCGGSGNDLIFGNQDADQLCGGDGSDTLYGGKGDDTLIGGMGDDWLMGDFGNDTLQGGSGRDYFFLAAGEGRDVVADFTQGEDLLILTGGLTVDRLSIAEENTTTFIKIANTDQILATINGVPPNLITQQDFTVIGRPGL is encoded by the coding sequence ATGGGACAGATAATTATTAACGAATTCCGGCGCGCTACGGGAAACATTACAGGCAACGAGTATGTAGAGTTACTGCTCACAGAAGATGTAAGTGCAACTCAGCTTCAGAGCTATTTTGTAGGCGACTCAACTGAGCCAACAGCAGCTAAATATTCAGCTTATCGATTTACTAATATGGCAAGTATTGCTCCTGTGTTTAAAGCAGGAACAATACTTACGATCGGCGGTTCGCCTGTTAATCAAGAGATTGCCTACAACCCCATACCGTCGGGAACAAATAACGATTGGAACATTAGATTGAGTCCCCAAGGTGGATTTTTGACAAAGCTGCTCCCAGTCGGAAATTTTCATGGGGATTTCGCGGCTTCAGATGTTGTTTATGTTGATAATGCTAGCACTACAACTACCGATACAGTAGATTCGATCGCCTGGAGGACATCGGGAACCCACGGAGCATTCGGCAGTGCAGCTAAGGTGCAAATTATAGCACCAAGCAACGGGGGTATTGTCGAGTTTTCCAGCGCTCTTGGCGGCGTGAACAAAACTGCTAATTATGCTGTAGATAATCCTGGTTCCTTGGGTTTGCCCAACGGCGGAATTAACACTATTTATATTAACAGCCTCCGCAACCCGCAGGTTAACAGCGCTCCAACTTTGGCAAATTCTAATTTTAATACTCTGCTCCCAATTAATGAAGACATAGCCAACGCAGCTAACACAGGCTTTAGTATTTTTAACATCACTAGCGAGTTAGGCGGTGACGCTAATGGCGATCCTTTGGGTGTCGCAGTCACCGATGCAGACAATACTAATGGTAACTGGCAATTTTCAACTAACGGCAATACTTGGACAAATGTTGGTGCAGTGTCGGAAAGTTCCGCAACAGTGCTCGGTCCGACTCCTCTTTATAATGGCTTACTTGGTAACACTCCTAGTTCTCAAAAATGGCTGTCTTTGACGAACTTAAATCAGACCGATCCTACCGCTACTGCTTCAGAAATATTTAGCGGTAATGGAGTTAATTTAAACAGCACTGCTGCCAATAGCATTTATGCTGGCTATACAAATAATTCTTTAAATCCGTCATTTCCCCCGCTCGATCGCACTACAGGCTTTAGCTTGTCTTTTAATCTACAAATTATCTCGGAATCCCGTAATAATCAAAATCAAGCTGGTTTTAGCATTGTTGCCGTTACTAGCGATCGCAAAGCCATTGAAATCGGTTTTCAGCAGCTATCTGCAACTTCTGGCAATATCTTTGCACAAGGCGACGGCATTACTCCCAACCCAGGCGCACAAACCAAGGGCTTATTTGTTGCAGCAGAGAATGTTGCTTATAACACCAATATTGCTACTAACTACACTCTCAGAGTTCAAGGTGACAATTACTTTCTTTCCAATGGCAGCGATGTCATACTGACCGGCCCACTGCGCGATTATTCAGGATATAGTGACCAGACCGATCCTTACGAAACTCCTAATTTTCTATTCCTCGGTGACGGCACTACCTCAGCCCAAGCTAACATCAACCTGACGCGGGTTTCCCTGCAAACGCCTGCGAAAGTTCGCTTTGTACCCAACCCAGACTATTACAGTACCCCTGGAAGCGAACCAACAATTACTTTTCGGGCGTGGGATGGAAGTAACGGAGTGGGTAACGGTACTGCGGGCGTCAATGCTTCAGTTACTGGTGGAACAACGCCGTTTAGCACTAATAGTTTAACAAGTTCGATCGCAGTTAATCCCGTCAACGATGCACCTTCGTTTGTCAAAGGAGTCGATCGCACTCTCAGCAGCAATTCGGGGCCACAAACCATCCCCGGATGGGCGACTGCCATTTCTCCAGGCCCGGCAAACGAATCGGGACAAACTGTGGCTTTTCAAGTGGTAGGGAATGATAATGCTGCTTTGTTTAGTGTACCACCGGCGATCGACTCGCTGGGGACGCTAACCTTTACACCGGTGCCGGGGGCGATCGGCAGTGCTAATATCACTCTCAACCTGAGAGATAATGGCGGTATAGATAACGAAGGGCTCGATACTTCTGACACCCAAGCGTTCATTATCAACCTCACCAATCCAGGCACATTTAACTTCAGTAACGCCACGTATAGCGTTAATGAAAACGGTCAATTTGCCACAATTACCGTTACTCGCACTGATGCTACTAATGTGGCTGCTGCTGTCAGTTACACTACAACTAATGGCACTACTAATGCTGGTAGTGACTATAACCCGACATCGGGAACATTAAATTTTGGCATTGGCGAAACTACTCAAACTTTCACGATTCCAATTCTTGATGATTCAGAAATAGAAGAGGATGAAACTGTTAATTTAACTCTGAACAATCCCACTAACGGAGCCGATTTAGGAGCGATTTATAGTGCTGTTTTGACTATTGTAGATACAACTCCGACTCCGACACCTGCGGAAACCCCAACTCCGACTCCGACGCCTGCGGAAACTCCAATTCCGACACCGACTCCGATACCGACTCCAACGCCTGCGGAAACTCCAATTCCGACACCGACTCCGACACCGACTCCAACGCCTGCAGAAACTCCAATTCCGACTCCGACGCTTGCGGAAATTCCAATTCCGACACCGACGCCAATTCCGACTCCGACACCTGCGGAAACCCCAATTCCGACACCGACGCCAATTCCGACTCCGACGCTTGCGGAAACTCCAATTCCGACACTGACTCCGACGCCTGCGGAAATTCCAACTCCGACGCCAACTCCGACACCTCCGGAAACTCCAATTCCGACACTGACTCCGACGCCTGCGGAAATTCCAACTCCGACGCCAATTCCGAGTCCAACGCCTGCGGAAATTCCGACTCCGACGCCAATTCCGACTCCGACTCCGACGCCTGCTGAAATTCCAACTCCGACACCAATTCCGACTCCGACGCCTGGGGAAACTCCAATTCCGACACTGACTCCAACGCCTGCGGATACTCCGACACCAATTCCGACTCCGACTCCGACGCCTGCTGAAATTCCAACTCCGACACCAATTCCGACTCCGACGCCTGCGGAAACTCCAATTCCGACACTGACTCCGACGCCTGCGGATACTCCGACACCAATTCCGACTCCGACTCCGACATCTGGAGAAACTCCAATTCCAACGGCTAAACCGTGGGAAACGCCGATCGCCAATCCGACTCCGACGCCTGCTGAAATTCCAACTCCGACACCAATTCCGACTCCGACGCCTGCGGAAACTCCAATTCCGACACTGACTCCGACGCCTGCGGATACTCCGACACCAATTCCGACTCCGACTCCGACATCTGGAGAAACTCCAATTCCAACGGCTAAACCGTGGGAAACGCCGATCGCCAATCAGAATGCGATCGCCGAAACCACCTCTCCATCAACCGAAACCCCGGAACCTGCGCTAATTCCTGCTGCTTCCGAAGACTGTATGTGTGATCGAATCACTTTACCCGATCGCACTTCCATTCCCGGCCCGAATATCCCTGAAAATGTCCTCAACGGTACTGACGGTAAAGATACTCTAACCGGCAGCGATATTAATGACATCATTAACGGTTTCAACGGCAGCGACTGGCTAAATGGCTTTCTCGGCAACGACAATATTTACGGTGGCCTTGCGAGCCCAGTTACTGTTGGCGCGGATGCAGACAGCGACACTATATTTGGCAACGAAAATAACGACTATCTCGTCGGCCACGCTGGGAATGACATTATTTATGCGGGTAAAGATCAGGATGTGGCGATCGCAGGCAAAGATAATGACGTAGTTTGGGGCGACACAGGCAACGATACCCTACTTGGCGATGAAGGTAATGACAGTTTAATTGGCGGCACTTCTGATGCGTCTGACGGTGACTTGACAGGAAAAGATTTGCTTTTTGGCAATAACGGCAACGACGTTTTGTACGGACAAGAAAGCGAAGATACTCTAAGCGGCGGCAAGGACAATGATACCTTACATGGCGGCAAAAATAAGGATATAATTTGCGGCAATTCTGGCAATGATTTGCTGTTTGGAGATTTGGGAAATGACAGCATCTGCGGCGGCGAAGGCGAGGATACGATTTTCGGAGATATTGACAATATCGCCACGGATGCTAGCAGTCAAAAAGATTATTTGTGTGGCGGTAGCGGCAATGATTTAATTTTTGGTAATCAAGATGCCGATCAATTGTGCGGCGGTGACGGTAGCGATACTCTCTACGGCGGTAAGGGTGATGATACTTTGATTGGGGGAATGGGCGACGACTGGTTGATGGGAGACTTCGGAAACGATACGCTGCAAGGAGGAAGCGGGCGCGATTACTTTTTCTTGGCTGCGGGAGAAGGCCGCGATGTAGTCGCTGATTTTACGCAAGGTGAAGATTTATTAATTTTGACGGGAGGGTTAACGGTCGATCGACTCAGCATAGCTGAAGAAAACACTACAACTTTTATCAAAATTGCCAACACAGATCAAATCTTAGCTACCATCAACGGCGTACCACCTAATCTCATCACTCAACAGGATTTTACAGTAATTGGGCGACCTGGTTTGTAG